Below is a genomic region from Granulicella sibirica.
TAGAGGACCGGCCAGCCATCCGCGTAAGTTGCTCTCGGGGTTTGCCTTCCAGCTAGTGCGAACTCCAGGTCTTCTCAATAGAATTGCAAAGCGTCTCCAGCGTGCAATCCGCGCACCGTGGCTTCCGCGCAATACAAATCTGCCGCCCATGATGGATCAGTTCATGCGAGAAAGCGATCCACCGGTCCTTCGGCAGGATCTTCTCCAGATCCTTCTCGATCTTCTCCGGCGTGCTCTCTTTTGTCAGCTCCAGCCGCCGCGAGAGCCGCAGCACATGCGTATCAACCACCACCCCCGAAGCGATCCCGAACCACGACCCCAGCACCACATTCGCCGTCTTCCGCGCGACGCCGGGGATGCGCAGCATCTCCTCCATCGTCTGCGGAATCTCCCCGCCATACTCGCCCGAGACAAGCTTCGCCGCACCCAGGATCGACTTCGCCTTGTTCCGATAGAACCCCGTCGTTCGGATCAGCTCCTCTAACTCCGGCAGCGTCGCCTTCGCCATCGCCGCTGGGGTCGGAAATGCCCGAAACAGATCGGGCGTCACAATGTTCACCCGCACATCCGTACACTGCGCCGAAAGAATCGTGGCAACCGTAAGCTCCCACGCATTGTGGTGATTCAGCGCACACACCACTCCCGGATACGTCTTCCGCAGCGCATCGAGAATCGCCGCCACCCGCTCCGGCGAGGTCGGCCTAGCGGTCCGCCCAGGCCGCTTCTTTGGAGCCACCGGCTCCGTCGCCGCAATCGCCCGCGCAGCCGCCCCCTCCGGTGACTTCGGAACCGGCCGAAGCGGAGTGATTACTTTCTTCGCGCTTTTAGCAGCCTTCTTCCCCGGAGCCACGGTTAGCCCAGCCGGTCCAGCATCTCCGCCGGCTGCAGCCTCACGCACGAGAAGATCGGCGTATCCTGCAGCGTGTACAGGCTGATCTCCGTCTCCCGAAGCTGCTGCACGAGATCAAGAAAGTCCTCGGGAAAGTTCGTCTCGAACGCCACCACGAACTCCTGGTCGTCGATCCCGAACGAGTAAGTGGTATTCAGCTTCACCCGCGGATACAGCAGCCCAATCCGGATGTGCTCATCCATCAACCTCTTCCGCTCCGCCGCCGACAGCAGGTACCACGGCCGCGTCTTCCAGAACGGATAGATGAAGATGTACTTCTGCCCGCCCGGCCGGATCGCGCCACGCCCCTCGCCTTCACTCTCATCCGGCCGATCGATCTGGTACTGCGATCTCTTGGTCATCGCCAGGAAGTTATGCGGCGAGGACAGATATCCGCCGAGCGGCGTGCCCATCAGCTCAGAACGCATCTTGTTCAGCTCATCGACCGCATATCCGATCGACCACACGCAGAAATCCACGTCGCCCCGCGTCCCGATCGTCGAATACGTCAGCGAAAGAAACTCGCCGGGCTTATTCCAGCGCTTCAACACCTCGACGAAAGCAGCTTTGTGCGCTGCCTTCTCCTCCGCCGGCAGACGACGCCACTCCGGCATCACCTTATAGAAGCTGAAGCACACGATCTGCCGCTTCACTGCCGGCTTTGAAGGATCATGCGGGGCCGCGCCGTAGCTGCTCGCCGGGCGACCGGGGGCGGGAGGGGTAGCGACGGCGGAGGCGGTTGCGACGGGGTTAATTTCTGCCATGATGCTGAATCTCCTGAGTCAGTATCATGCTAGCAAAGGCGCGACCCGATATACTGGGCTCACATGTCTGAAAAACTTGTTGCGGTCCTCATAGGCCTGATCTCCGCCGGCGGCTACTTCAGCGTCATGCTCCTCATGGCGCTCCAGTCCGCCTGCATCCCCATCCCGTCCGAGGTCATCATGCCCCTCGCGGGCTACGCCCTCGCCCACAGCCAGGCCGATCTCATTCTTCTCGCGACGCTCGCCTCCCTGGCAAGCAACATCGGCTCCATCCCCGCTTACTGGATCGGCGCGAAGGGTGGCCGTCCCATGGTCGAGCGCTTCGGTGGCTACGTCCTCCTCAGCCGCCGCGACCTCGATCTCTGCGAGCACTTCTTCTCCAAGTACGGCTCCATCACCGTCCTCATCGGGCGCATGCTTCCCATCGTCCGCACCTTCATCGCCCTGCCCGCCGGCATCGCGAAGATGAACCAGTTCCGCTTCCACCTCTACACCTTCATCGGTTCCTGGCCCTGGTGCTACGCCCTCGCCTACGTCGGCATGCGGCTCGGCGCGCAGTGGGACACGAACCCGAAGTTCAAGGCCGTCTTCCAGAAGTTCCACCTCGGCGTCGAAGTCCTGTTGGTCATCGGCATCATCTGGTTCATCTCCTCCCACTGGAAGAACCGCATCCGCGCCGGCGAACCCGCCTAGCTCTGGCCTTTGCCGTTCTGGTTGTCATTCCCGAAGGGAATCTGCGTTTGCCTTGTCTCTCGCTAGACCCGTCAAAACCCAGCGGGTGCCCCACCTTCGGCACAGTTCCATCGTGCCTAAGGTGGGAGCCGATACCGCCCAGCGCGTCAAACCAGACCTAATACCCCCGAACCCACTCCACCAGCGATCTCACCGCCACCCCGCTAGGCCCCTTGGCGATCCACGGCTTAGCGTCATCCAGCCACGCACACCCCGCAATATCCAGGTGGATCCAGGGTGTATCCCCGACAAACTCCTTCAGGAACATAGCCGCGGTAATCGCCCCGCCATACCGCGACCCCCCGGTATTCATAATGTCGGCGATAGCGCTCTTGATCTGGTCCCGGTAATCATCGGTGCAGGGAAGCCGCCAGAACTTCTCCCCGGTCGTCCCAACCCCACTCATAAACGCTTGCCAAGCAGCTTCGTCGTTCGAGAACACCCCGACATTGATCTTGCCCAGCGCAATCGCCACCGCCCCCGTCAAAGTAGCCGCGTTGATCAAATGCGTACACCCAAGCGTCTTGGCGTAGTGCAGTCCATCCGCCAACACAAGCCGCCCCTCGGCATCGGTATTGATGATCTCGATCGTCTTGCCTGACATCGCGGTGAGGACATCTCCCGGCTTATACGCCTTCCCATCCGGCATGTTTTCCGCCGAGCAGATCACGCTGATCACCTTCACCTTCGGCTTAAGCGCCGCGATCGCTTTCATCGCCCCGATCATGGCTCCCGCCCCCGCCATGTCGTACTTCATCTTCTCCATGCCGTCGCCTGGCTTGATCGAGATCCCGCCCGTATCGAACGTAATGCCTTTCCCGACAAGCCCGAGCACCGGCGATCCTTCGCCCGGTGCCTCGGAAGGCTCATACGTCATCACGATCAGCGCCGGAGGCTCCGCCGACCCCTGTGACACCGCCCAGAAAGCCCCCATCTTCAACTCGTGCAGCTTCTCTGTCGAGTAAACCTCACACGTCAGCCCAGCCTCGGCACACATCGCTGTAGCGCGCTTTCCGAACTCCGTCGGAGTCAGCACGTTGCCCGGCTCGTTCACCAGCCACCGGGTAAAGTTCTGCCCCGAGGCAATCGCCAACCCCTCGCTGAAGCCCGTCGTCAGAGCAGCATCCTCCGCCGCAGCCAGCACGGTGACCGAGCTTACGCTCTGATCCTTTCGGTCACTCTTATAGGTGTCATAGTCCGGATCCGCCAGCTCCGCCCCTTCGGCCAGCACCCGTGCCACCAGCCCGCCCGCAAGCGAGGTCTCCGCCGGAAACGCAACCGCCACATCCCGCAGCCCACGAGGCTTGCAGAAACGAACCGCCGTCCCGCCACCCTTGCGAACCTCATCGAGCGTGAGCTTCGCAGCCTTACCCAGCCCGATCACCAGGAGCCGCTCAGCCTTCACTCCGGCCGGCGCATGCAGCAAAACCGTCTCGCACACTCCAGCCTTGAACTCACCGGAAGCGAGCACCTTAGCAGCCGCGCCCTTGATCGCCTCTGAACCCGTTAGCAGCGTGACTGACGCAGCAGCATCCTTGCCCGTAGCCGAATCGACGGCAAAAACTGCAAGCAGCGGCGTCTCAAACGCGGCTGCATCCTCAAAGAGAAGCTTCGTGATCATCCCTCTATCGTAACCCGCCACCCGCGGAACGACCGAGCTAACGCCTCTGGCTGCGAGCGACAGCGGCCTTGGCTTCCGAGTCCGCCTCACGCTTCCTCTCGGTCGCGCGCTTGTCCCATTCCTGCTTGCCTTTAGCCAGCGCAAGTTCGCATTTCACCCGCCCGTTCCGGAAATAAAGTCGCACCGGGATGAGCGTAAATCCCTTCTGCTTCGTCATACCTTCGAGCTTCCGGACCTCTTGTTTATGCAGCAAAAGCTTCCGGGTGCGAAGCGCTTCATGATTCATCGCATTGCCATGAGAGAACGGTCCGATGTGCGCATTCAGTAGAAAGCACTCCCCGTCTTTCAACAGCCCATACGCGTCCTTCAGGTTGGCCTTGCCCTCCCGGATGGACTTCACCTCGGTCCCGCGGAGCGAAATCCCCGCCTCGAACTTGTCGGTCAAAAAGTAGTTGAAGCTGGCCGACCGGTTGAACGCCGCATCCCGTTTGCCCGCCGCCACGGGGTCGCGATCCTTCTCCTTCACCACGGGTTTAGGCTGGTTCGCAACGGTCGGATTGGAAAGGGAGCGCGGCATCAGGATCCTTCAACGGCACGGGAAGCAGTCACCGGGCCAACCCTTATGTTAACACGCGAGACAACCGGGCCTATGCAGCGTAAGACCACGAGAACGCCCCAGTTAGACCCACGAGACGCCACCACCGAGCGTCCGCCGAACACGAAGAAGACCATGATGAAGCAAGCCAGGCCAGAAGACGCACGAATGGTATACTCAGCCGAATCGAAGACCACACGAGACGCTGTCCCCGGAGGCAAAGTGAACCTCCCAGCCGACCTTGCCGATGTGGTCTCTGGATCGGTCAGGCAGTTCTCGCATCACGAGCAGAATCGCAAGTACAGCAATGACAAGATGCTTCGGGCAGGATATCTTCTTCTGCGGCTACGCTTCACTCCGCACGGTGTAAAGGACGCAAACAGAACAAGCATGGGTCGCGGAGTTATCTCGTCTTTCCTCTCTGAAGTACTGCCCTCCAAGCGGCGCGTCGCGCTGCTCGCCCTCGTGTCGGCGGGCGTCATCGCCGTCCCGAGTCCCAAGGCCGAAGCCCAGTCAGCTCGCACCTGGAACAAGCGCGCCCAGAACGCCGAGCTCCACGAGGACTACGACACCGCCTACGAGGACTACCGCCAGGCCGCCCTCAAAGCCCCCGCCGACCTTCGTTACAAGACCCGCTACGAGCGTATGCGCTTCCTCGCCGGAGTCTCCCACGTCGACCGTGGCCGCGTCCTCAAGCAGAGCGGAGATATCCCCGCCGCGCTCAACGAGTTCGCCCGCGCCCTCGCCGTCGACCCCTCGAACCAGACCGCGACGCAGGAAATCAACCTCATCCAGCATCCGGACAACATGCCGCCTCCGCCCGGCGCACCCCCCACCCCAGAGTCCGCCGCGCTCGAGCAGACGCCCTACCAGGCGGAGACCCTCCGAACCATCAACTCCGTCGCCGGCCCCGTCCAGCTCCAGCCCGTATCGAACGACCCCATCACCCTCCACGCTGTCGAAGACACCAAGGTCATCTACCAGACCATCGGCAAGCTCGCCGGCCTGAACGTCCTCTTCGACCCCGACTACCAGTCCAAGCGCATCCCCGTCGATCTCC
It encodes:
- the smpB gene encoding SsrA-binding protein SmpB, which gives rise to MPRSLSNPTVANQPKPVVKEKDRDPVAAGKRDAAFNRSASFNYFLTDKFEAGISLRGTEVKSIREGKANLKDAYGLLKDGECFLLNAHIGPFSHGNAMNHEALRTRKLLLHKQEVRKLEGMTKQKGFTLIPVRLYFRNGRVKCELALAKGKQEWDKRATERKREADSEAKAAVARSQRR
- the nth gene encoding endonuclease III, which gives rise to MREAAAGGDAGPAGLTVAPGKKAAKSAKKVITPLRPVPKSPEGAAARAIAATEPVAPKKRPGRTARPTSPERVAAILDALRKTYPGVVCALNHHNAWELTVATILSAQCTDVRVNIVTPDLFRAFPTPAAMAKATLPELEELIRTTGFYRNKAKSILGAAKLVSGEYGGEIPQTMEEMLRIPGVARKTANVVLGSWFGIASGVVVDTHVLRLSRRLELTKESTPEKIEKDLEKILPKDRWIAFSHELIHHGRQICIARKPRCADCTLETLCNSIEKTWSSH
- a CDS encoding leucyl aminopeptidase, giving the protein MITKLLFEDAAAFETPLLAVFAVDSATGKDAAASVTLLTGSEAIKGAAAKVLASGEFKAGVCETVLLHAPAGVKAERLLVIGLGKAAKLTLDEVRKGGGTAVRFCKPRGLRDVAVAFPAETSLAGGLVARVLAEGAELADPDYDTYKSDRKDQSVSSVTVLAAAEDAALTTGFSEGLAIASGQNFTRWLVNEPGNVLTPTEFGKRATAMCAEAGLTCEVYSTEKLHELKMGAFWAVSQGSAEPPALIVMTYEPSEAPGEGSPVLGLVGKGITFDTGGISIKPGDGMEKMKYDMAGAGAMIGAMKAIAALKPKVKVISVICSAENMPDGKAYKPGDVLTAMSGKTIEIINTDAEGRLVLADGLHYAKTLGCTHLINAATLTGAVAIALGKINVGVFSNDEAAWQAFMSGVGTTGEKFWRLPCTDDYRDQIKSAIADIMNTGGSRYGGAITAAMFLKEFVGDTPWIHLDIAGCAWLDDAKPWIAKGPSGVAVRSLVEWVRGY
- a CDS encoding chlorite dismutase family protein, giving the protein MAEINPVATASAVATPPAPGRPASSYGAAPHDPSKPAVKRQIVCFSFYKVMPEWRRLPAEEKAAHKAAFVEVLKRWNKPGEFLSLTYSTIGTRGDVDFCVWSIGYAVDELNKMRSELMGTPLGGYLSSPHNFLAMTKRSQYQIDRPDESEGEGRGAIRPGGQKYIFIYPFWKTRPWYLLSAAERKRLMDEHIRIGLLYPRVKLNTTYSFGIDDQEFVVAFETNFPEDFLDLVQQLRETEISLYTLQDTPIFSCVRLQPAEMLDRLG
- a CDS encoding DedA family protein; this encodes MSEKLVAVLIGLISAGGYFSVMLLMALQSACIPIPSEVIMPLAGYALAHSQADLILLATLASLASNIGSIPAYWIGAKGGRPMVERFGGYVLLSRRDLDLCEHFFSKYGSITVLIGRMLPIVRTFIALPAGIAKMNQFRFHLYTFIGSWPWCYALAYVGMRLGAQWDTNPKFKAVFQKFHLGVEVLLVIGIIWFISSHWKNRIRAGEPA